Genomic window (Methanobrevibacter ruminantium):
GGTGCAACTGGTACCGGAAAAACAATCACTTTAAAAACACTTGCAGAAGCTTTCAGTGATATGGGAGTTCCAGTATTTTTAGCAGATATGAAAGGGGACGTTTCAGGTCTTGCAAAGGTAGGTGAACCAAACTCAAAAGTAACTGAAAGGATGGAGAAATACAATCTTGCAGACAAAGGATTTGTCTTCAAGTCATATCCTGTTGAATTCTGGGACTTATATGGTGAAAAGGGATTGCCTATTAGAGTTACAATCTCTGAAATGGGTCCTCAATTGCTTTCAAAAATATTGAACTTGTCTGAAGCTCAAGAAGGTGTATTGAACATAGTGTTCCGTGTAGCGGATGATGAAAACTTGCTTTTAATCGACATAAAAGACTTGAAATCCATGATCAATCATGTAAGTGATAATGCTGAACTTTATGAAAACCAATATGGTGCAGTGGCTAAGAAATCAGCAACCACCTTAATCAGATCATTGCTTACCCTTGAGGAACAGGGAGGAGACATCTTCTTTGGAGAGCCTGCATTGGAATTATCAGATTTCATGCAATGCAATGATGAAGGAAAAGGTATGATCAATGTATTGGATTCCGTAAAATTATCTACAGCACCAGAATTGTATTCAACATTCCTCTTATGGATGATATCTGAACTGTATGAAACAATGCCAGAAGTAGGTGACTTGGACAAGCCTAAATTTGTTTTCTTCTTTGATGAGGCACATTTGCTCTTTGATGACATGTCTCCTGCATTCCAGAAAAAAGTAGAGCAAATTGTCCGATTGATCCGTTCCAAAGGAATTGGTTTATACTTCATTTCCCAAAGCCCATCAGACATCCCAGACACTGTCTTGGCACAGCTTGGTAACAGAGTGCAACATGCACTTCATGCTTACACTCCAAAAGAGCAAAAAGCGGTAAAGACTGCTGCTGAAACATTCAGGCCAAATCCGGAATTTGATACAACAGAAGTCATTTCCAATTTAGGAACCGGCGAAGCATTGGTTTCCGTTCTTGAAGAAAAAGGAGCTCCGGGTATCGTGCAACAAGTTGACATTT
Coding sequences:
- a CDS encoding helicase HerA-like domain-containing protein, with the protein product MYTENNILVGANENTEVYLLSKLANRHGLIAGATGTGKTITLKTLAEAFSDMGVPVFLADMKGDVSGLAKVGEPNSKVTERMEKYNLADKGFVFKSYPVEFWDLYGEKGLPIRVTISEMGPQLLSKILNLSEAQEGVLNIVFRVADDENLLLIDIKDLKSMINHVSDNAELYENQYGAVAKKSATTLIRSLLTLEEQGGDIFFGEPALELSDFMQCNDEGKGMINVLDSVKLSTAPELYSTFLLWMISELYETMPEVGDLDKPKFVFFFDEAHLLFDDMSPAFQKKVEQIVRLIRSKGIGLYFISQSPSDIPDTVLAQLGNRVQHALHAYTPKEQKAVKTAAETFRPNPEFDTTEVISNLGTGEALVSVLEEKGAPGIVQQVDILPPQSYIGAIEDNYRAELMSISSLRGKYRDAVDRESAYELLLNKIDNNPNVQSEIPQDAPIREIPNQTEQAPKQAPAQQAPMEQAPAQTQAPQQEAPRQKGLLEDVIGIAVGTAVNQMAKQTTKSKRKTTRKTTVEKATTTVVNTAAREVTKGIIRGLFGNMK